One region of Eriocheir sinensis breed Jianghai 21 chromosome 36, ASM2467909v1, whole genome shotgun sequence genomic DNA includes:
- the LOC127007994 gene encoding antifreeze protein Maxi-like, which yields MSAAAESAAAEAAAAMAAAETSLAAAETTAAEAAAAMAAAETSLAAAETTAADAAAAESTATITSSTAESAAAKSTLAASKTAAAKAALSSAKSAAAEAAAAKAALSSAKSAAAKTALSSAKSAAAAAEATSSATTAVAAAGADAGHAEEQGEGQDGDRVFQLQRQTHTALVLTHGNNNNISNNSMSINANNNSHTITESCFHAWPLVPLTVSSSGLEARPDT from the coding sequence ATGTCCGCCGCCGCCGAATCCGCCGCcgccgaagccgccgccgccatggccgCCGCCGAAACCTCCCTTGCCGCCGCCGAAACCACCGCcgccgaagccgccgccgccatggccgCCGCCGAAACCTCCCTTGCCGCCGCCGAAACCACCGCCGCCGATGCCGCCGCCGCCGAATCCACCGCCACCATAACTTCTTCCACCGCCGAATCCGCCGCCGCCAAATCCACCCTTGCCGCCTCCAAAACCGCCGCCGCCAAAGCCGCCCTTTCCTCCGCCAAATCCGCCGCcgccgaagccgccgccgccaaAGCCGCCCTTTCCTCCGCCAAATCCGCCGCCGCCAAAACCGCCCTTTCCTCCGCCAAATCCGCCGCCGCCGCGGCCGAagccacctcctccgccaccacggCCGTAGCCGCCGCCGGCGCTGACGCAGGCCACGCCGAGGAGCAGGGCGAGGGACAGGATGGCGATAGAGTGTTTCAGCTGCAACGACAAACACACACGGCGTTAGTACTGACACACgggaacaacaacaatatcagcaACAACAGTATGAGCATTAACGCTAACAACAATAGCCATACAATAACAGAGTCATGTTTTCATGCATGGCCTCTCGTCCCCCTGACGGTGAGCAGCTCAGGCCTGGAGGCTCGCCCTGATACCTGA
- the LOC127007995 gene encoding antifreeze protein Maxi-like: MSAAAESAAAEAAAAMAAAETSLAAAETTAAEAAAAMAAAETSLAAAETTAADAAADAAAAESTATITSSTAESAAAKSTLAASKTAAAKAALSSAKSAAAEAAAAKSAAAKAALSSAKSAAAKTALSSAKSAAAAAEATSSATTAIAAAGADAGHAEEQGEGQDGDRVFQLQRQTHTALVLTHGNNNNISNNSMSINANNNSHTTTESCFHGLSSP; this comes from the coding sequence ATGTCCGCCGCCGCCGAATCCGCCGCcgccgaagccgccgccgccatggccgCCGCCGAAACCTCCCTTGCCGCCGCCGAAACCACCGCcgccgaagccgccgccgccatggccgCCGCCGAAACCTCCCTTGCCGCCGCCGAAACCACCGCCGCCGATGCCGCCGCCGATGCCGCCGCCGCCGAATCCACCGCCACCATAACTTCTTCCACCGCCGAATCCGCCGCCGCCAAATCCACCCTTGCCGCCTCCAAAACCGCCGCCGCCAAAGCCGCCCTTTCCTCCGCCAAATCCGCCGCcgccgaagccgccgccgccaaATCCGCCGCCGCCAAAGCCGCCCTTTCCTCCGCCAAATCCGCCGCCGCCAAAACCGCCCTTTCCTCCGCCAAATCCGCCGCCGCCGCGGCCGAagccacctcctccgccaccacggCCATAGCCGCCGCCGGCGCTGACGCAGGCCACGCCGAGGAGCAGGGCGAGGGACAGGATGGCGATAGAGTGTTTCAGCTGCAACGACAAACACACACGGCGTTAGTACTGACACACgggaacaacaacaatatcagcaACAACAGTATGAGCATTAACGCTAACAACAATAGCCATACAACAACAGAGTCATGTTTTCATGGCCTCTCGTCCCCCTGA